From the Buteo buteo chromosome 1, bButBut1.hap1.1, whole genome shotgun sequence genome, one window contains:
- the GPR78 gene encoding G-protein coupled receptor 78 encodes MDLAGVLLALLLVLVLVVSLLSNLLVLLCFVYSTEIRKQVAGVFLVNLSFCNLLLTVLNMPFTLLGILRNQQPLGGCVCKAVGFLETFLTSNTMLSMAALSIDKWIAVVFPLSYTSKMRYKDAVILMGYSWLHSLTFPLVSLFYSWVDYSNVYASCTLHLKEETERRRFTVFTIVFHSTSFMLSLVILCFTYLKVLKVARFHCKRIDIITMQTLVLLVDIHPSVKQRCLNEQKRRRQRATKKISIFIGSFVICFGPYIITRLIELLPFVTINYYWGIISKCLTYSKAASDPFVYSLLRQQYKKVLINIVNRILKRDLYPSSGYNSSLDTENDYCLHRTN; translated from the exons ATGGACTTGGCAGGCGTGCTGCTGGCGTTGCtcctggtgctggtgctggtcGTCTCCCTGCTCTCCAACCTCCTGGTGCTGCTATGCTTCGTCTACAGTACGGAGATCCGCAAGCAGGTCGCCGGGGTTTTCCTGGTGAACTTATCCTTTTGCAACCTGCTCCTCACCGTCCTGAACATGCCTTTCACCCTGCTGGGGATCCTGAGGAACCAGCAACCCCTCGGAGGCTGCGTCTGCAAGGCGGTGGGTTTCCTGGAAACTTTCCTGACTTCCAACACGATGCTGAGCATGGCAGCGCTCAGCATCGACAAATGGATTGCCGTGGTGTTCCCCTTAAGCTACACCAGCAAGATGCGGTATAAGGACGCTGTGATATTGATGGGCTACTCGTGGCTCCACTCCCTCACGTTCCCCTTGGTATCCTTGTTTTACTCGTGGGTAGATTACAGCAACGTTTATGCCTCTTGCACCTTACACCTGAAGGAAGAGACGGAGCGGAGAAGGTTTACAGTGTTCACCATCGTCTTTCACTCCACCAGTTTCATGCTGTCGCTGGTGATCTTGTGTTTCACCTATTTAAAGGTGTTGAAAGTTGCCCGATTCCACTGCAAGCGGATAGACATTATTACCATGCAGACTCTGGTTTTGCTGGTGGATATCCACCCCAG tgTGAAGCAGCGCTGTCTTAATGAGCAGAAACGGAGGAGGCAGCGGGCTACcaagaaaatcagtatttttatagGGTCATTCGTGATCTGTTTTGGTCCTTACATTATCACCAG GTTGATAGAGCTCCTTCCTTTTGTTACCATAAATTACTACTGGGGAATTATAAGCAAGTGCCTCACCTACAGTAAGGCTGCATCAGATCCATTTGTTTACTCACTTTTACGTCAACAGTACAAAAAAGTTCTGATCAACATCGTCAACAGGATACTTAAGAGGGACCTGTATCCGTCATCGGGGTACAACAGCTCTCTCGACACCGAAAACGATTACTGCTTGCACAGAACAAACTAA